tggtattgctccggcaagccctccagtggggtgacagtgaaatgcggggttgctgccgccaccctccccactgcagcctccaaagcgttgtcctccccaggggcttgatagaaaccatccccaaaagtcaaagtcctgtgcacccaatttatatatgggttttgttggaccaaccaagggatccccagaatgactaagggaccccccacaggcgccaacacaaacggcagcccctcatggtggctgcccatttgcaatgccaccatgcccgtgaaatggatgacgggtcccccccccccccgccgtagaaccatccagctgggtgaaaatcatgggacattgcagtggaaagcaggtggctggcgtttcccgccggctggagtagatcgggctcccccttgcCCCCGAAGTagggaatctcctccacttcagtttcagccatggctgccttcattttcctgggtagagagggagatttccccaacggcttccccattgatcattggtctttcccttcgggcatgccgccactcggtgaccttccttcctacatcggaggcattgccctttcgcatagcggctctccctctcctcttcccaggcacattgactggactttccagtgggcgcagcagtgcgggaacccttgctgaacccagcatatctcatccccttcctgtgagcgaaggtctcatgagCATGCTTAGCCTTCCCcaccagctgtatccattcaaaCAGGGTATCTGAGTCAtccctgccaagcgaccacctcaggacctccgtattcagaccgtccttaaaaagttctattaatgtggattgggaccaatcctccaccttcccagcctCCACCAATCCCACcaccttaaattccagagcgtagtctgccaccgatcgtggcccctggctaagctccctcagcgcccgttttgccctttctttagctaacgggtcttcaaagtgtagcttcaacgcccacaggaattcttcgaactcctccagctcaggggcatccgattgacataactgcacataccaattggcagcccgccccttgagcttagtggcaatggcattaatcgtggctctttctgaacaaaaatacttgtcgtaaggatggcgagcagggggctcccatccagactgttaagcgcatgcgtagcactgaggaattaggtagccattcaaagagacacagattgggaccgccttaatctttggggtttatatggctgggtttttcccacgcttcttcagtttgttaggattcctgttatgtacaagcaataaaacattagagaccagttccttgtctcagtgtgtttcctggcagttaggacaatacTGCTcgcattcatccatataactccttgcattggtaaggaagaacgatagcttagttggatctccatcaaatttaatggtaaagtccttaacccccactccgggcagtcccttcgccacagctgggcggtcaggcttccttttagctcccagggacctccgctctcaaggaggggaccttgaaattctcaccctcagtgcccctgcttcctctctgtgccgggtcctactcctttcctccggggaagttgggggcaaagaaggagtcgaatgcctattactagactcctctcccctcctctcctggggacaccagtccatggacattttccggaacataaattctagtgactccaatttggcctccaccagttttataaaatcaggggtttgggaatcctcctttccctcctgcctcaccatggttggggacattgggtatcgctgcttccaagttGTTTTGGATGTctctggtagggatccctgtctTTCATCCCAGGTGAACAGCTCGCCTGGcaactcgccggtcggttcaggggctcttttacctccaacctcctcttctcctaggctggagctcgacccctctcgcACTTCTGAAAGcactcgaggagggactctctccgttcttatcgctgtggagtcgggttcccccttgctTGATTCCCCGCTTTCCGTGGtctggggatttggtttgctcattgctagcacttctccctcacaaaataaatctggaaaggggctaatggaaatttttttggattctcagctttatgtaatgatcgcctactctaatagactcagactcacaaccaggaacttaatgatatctgatttattaaagaatagtatgcaaatacagagaaaactgagaatgagcaaaagcgcgccaaatacaaactaaaaaccctcgcctcaaacgtaatccctcccctcaccctgccgttgcaaactcccccccccaccccggtgctggtaaccatttctgctgatgtcctgggaaaggaaccttgaacacacaagataactcaaacacattccaatccagctactaacatataacaatcccacgagatggaatcctcttcccctcccagatgagacatgcatcagccaaatgagatgcgaaatgttacgatgtaacggcaacattggaacggtgaacatgacaccttcctagggctgagagaaaatgactggcccaaggtcacccagctggctttgtgcccagggcaagactagaacccatggtctcctgctttctagcctagtgccttaaccactacaccaaactggctctcattttgttAATTATATAAACCTATAAATAGAATATTTAGGtggaataaacattatttttgtagctttttatttttatgtgtccATGTTGCCCTTGCtaatcatttttcttttagatATATTGATTCgtagaggaagaccttcaatgtgatggattgatacaattaccgcaacagtggatgcaaacactggaataggcatatggtgcaagaccaaacagcatttcgttctgttatacaaagggtcgccatgagtcgtaaacgacagcaactaacaataacaacaacattgtTTGTAAAGAGCAATATAGTAATTATAGTACTGGATTTGCTTTGGAGAGACTTAAGATTTGAATCTACATCAAGCTATAGTGTAAAACTCATTATCTCATCTTGGTTCAGTCACGAGTTTTTCAGGTGAGTTTTACAATTGAGAGTTGCTGACTTGAGAACACCTGCCACTAGTCAGTTTGAGACTCATTTCCCAGAACCTATTTCCAAAGCTTCTAGCTTAGTTAAGCTTAGATGCATAAATCTATGAGAATGAGCATGTCTGTAGCTGAGAAACTAAACTCAAGGATTCTCACAGATTCAGTCTTCCATTACCACTAATCAACTAGATAAAAACACTCTTGACATGAAGTATTGATTCAGATTTATTAGCAGTTCCTAACATCtactagttttaaaaaatgcatatgttCCCATGGGTCAAAAAAattagttgggtttttttttattaagtgtAAGTGAAAAGGAGGTGCAGGTTTCCACATATTGAGCCTATGGAAAGAGTCCTCTCATATATTCTTTTCCAGAGGCAATTTCAACAAAAAATTTCCCAAAATGTTCCAATGTCccgcttaaaaaaaaagtggtatgTTTTAAAAGCTACTTGTCAGCAACTGGTAATAGTGAAAGGCAAGGACTTTGCAGACAAGAGTGGTTGCAATATAACTCAGTtctatgctgccttgagttaaatGTCCAATGGCATTGTACAGTGGAAAatgtcctttccttctcttcGAAGATGGATGTGGAATGGCTGCCTATTTGGTCCCCAGTCTCAAGTTTGGAAACCTATGTTGATCAGCTAAGATCTGGAAATGTACCTGTCTTTGATCTATTTCCCCTTAGCTGATTAAATATAATCAACTGATGAGCACTAACACTGgcttcattcttcattttaaacTGACAGGTCCCTTTAAATCCCTAAAGACTGGCATTAAGCCAGTCTTCAAGAAGGATAGTCCATCTGTCGCCCAGTTGGTCTTTTAATTCATTATTAGGAGGCTCTGTCACAATCATTTTTGCTAGGAATATCCATGCAGATGAACAGGTGGACTTCAGGGTCAGACCCTCCACACTGAATCATTGGTTTTACACCAATGTATGTGtaaatatgtccaaaatatgataatgtgtccaaaatatgataaactGAATCTGGTCATTTTGTCTTGAGTGAGACCCCTGAACAAAttctatgattcatttgtttattttcttagctatccatggtgttctcaggagtcttctccaacacttaAGTTTCGGAGTATCAATAATCTTTCTGACCTGCTTCTgtagagtccaacttttgcttccatagactgcacagggaaaaccattgcccaATCTTTGTAGGCATAGATGTATCCTagcatctgaataccttttccaaggctttctttgctactctaccaagtgctagtctatgttgtatttcttgactgttggatactgttgatagtcaatcctaagaggcagaagctctccacctcTTTAAAATCTTCACTGAGCAATTTCATATGAAGCTATTAAAAGAATAAGAATCATCATCCAGGGAACCTTGGAGAAATCCAGAAATTTGGAATCTTTTATTTATCTGAACTCTGAGTTCAAATTTAAactctaattttaatttttttgttactCTTATTCCTGAAATTtttgaaggagggaaggaaggatggaaggaaggaaggaaaaggtgaTCATAATAAGCATTTTGGGGTTTTCGGCCGGAGTACCTTAAAAATATTACTGGTGACAGTGAACAATTCTAATTTTATCTCCTTTTTGATTAGTAATCATTTATACAAAATGCTTTGATTGTGCAGAATTTGCAATGCGCAATATTTAGTTATAGGAACGTATAATCCTCTTCATTATTCAGATGTAAGATTCTTGTAAATCTTTTTAGCTGATTATCTCTGTATCCACAAGAGACAGCTGCTATTTAAATGTTCACAAGTCTTTTTGTATCTGATTTTAATCAATGATACggttcatattttaaaattacagcaAGATTTTGCTTTATGTTAAATCTGTTATTTATATATAGCAAATTCAATTCACTGTATGAATGAATACATCTTACTTATATACATTTCCAAGTGTTTGCATATAGAATCAAGTGTGCAGAACACTTCACATAACAATAATTATTACAACAGCTCTCTAAAGTAGCTTGCTCAACTTGGTGTCATGGGAACTCTAGGAGCTTatttccaacatatctggaaagcaACGTGCTCCCACTGGGGAAACTTTAGTGTAAATCAGCATTATTATCCCCATATTACCAATGGTGAATTGAAGAGGGTATAAAGTCAGTCAGAGAAAGTGACTTGCCTAAGGCAGTTTAATGAATGATAAGGCAGTGATAAGATTTAAGTTGGGTGCTCTGTCTCATAGCCACTACTGTATACATCCCTGTCAACCCTCAACATGCTATGAATCTATTTTGGAGGCTCAGTACAGGGATCTCTGCTGATAACTTGCAGagtaaaataaatattcctttgCCTCTCCATCTGagccttctcttctcttttcaaaTGCTGCATCTCAGTTCTCTGTTTTAATGTTGCCTGTGTATCTCAGGCCAAATGACCAAGTTATCTCTgttagtagatttttttttaaggtaacataaaataacataaaataacataaaatagttACAACCTACTGCTATGGAACAAAAAGCAGAATGTAACTACGTGATTCTAACCCTAAGCCCTTTGTAGCttacacaatcaatcaatcaagcctaCTTTTTGTCTAAATGACTAAATGATAAATTTGCAAATGTGAAGTTCTTCAAATTTCAGAGAGTGATTTAACCATGTTTAATAGAATAAACTACAATTAGCTGGAGTCACATAAACACTAACCCACAGACAAACCATATTTTAGACTACAAACCACAGCCTTAGGTACAATTGGAGTAAGCCTACTGAAAGCAACATGTGTCAGGATAAGCCTGTCTCATTTACACTTTCAATTTAAGTTCATGTTCTTTAAGCATGATTATGTTTAAATCCACCATTGTGTATTTAATGACagttcaatatatatatttttaactctTGTTCTATAAGATTTCAAGGTACTCTATTTTAACTGGAACAAACAAACCCCTGTTGTTTGGAGGGCAgcctgcatcatcacatctgtgGATGATGTCTTCAGTGGTATTAGGACAGTTCAACTGGACTACGCAGAATGATCTACAGGCAAAAGAGGCTTATTTAAATGAAGAGCACCAAAGGGTTTCTCTTGTTTCTCTCAGAAGAAGAATGAGCTCTGCAAAAGAACTCGACTATCCTCATATCCTAATTCAATATCAGAATGGATTTCTAGTATCTAAGGTAAGGGGATCACAAATAATGCCTGTAAAAAACTAAATTATTAACACCAGAAAGAGTTGGTAGTAGTAGTAATTTAAGAAAAGGCACAGAATTGaagacttgatggcatgtaatccatttaaaaattatatctatGAGATCTTTTTCCTCCCCAATGTAATggctttaattttaattgaactaATATTGTTGATAGAATGTAGAAATGAATATAACTTGAAAGAATTGTGCCAGcatcaaaataatttaaatccATGAATTAGGAAAAGCTGTAATTGCTGCTGGatccagatctctctctctccagagttGAAAATGAAGCAAACAGTAAATATATTCCAGAACTATATTAAATCTGAAGACTTTTGATTCttggattaaaaacaaagtaCATTGCTTAGAAAACACCAAGGACCTTGCTACTAGTAAAAAGTCCCATAGATCTTTCCCACTACTTTCCTTACTTATTTACATGGAGAAAGAATACAATTACATAACATTCGATAGCTTGTGCCCTTGTCTTACACCAGtaggtaggaaaaaagaaagaaatgcttaaTGTAACAGAATTCTAACTTGATGTACTTTTAAAAACCCTTGGAAAAACCtgacaaataattttaaaggtaTGCTTTTCAAAAGTTCTTCAATCTAgcacttttaaaaaagcatgttgTTCTCTAAATTATTTATAATAGAGCAAAATATTGGTATAAGCTTAGCTGATTATCTCAGTGCTCTATTTCAAGAAAccatgaaaggaaaaagaatattccCAAGTGAAAATATAATTGTTATTTTGTTGGCAGTGGTGGCTTCAAtgcagtaggatttttttttgaaGGAGGATGTTTTAAAAGAGGTTTGGGCTCCACAGGGAAATCACGTATGCCATCAGTGTCAAATGTAGTTAAGACCTGGTTGAAGGTCTGACATATTTTGCTGGTTTGAATTTAATTATCCCTCGTCCTCCTGCCTTTTGGATTTAATCATTGCTTGCAAGCAGTGTGTCCTTGCTTCCCATTCTGTTAATTCCTCTTTTTTCCACTTTGAGGTGATGTTCGCTGCCTGTGAGTTGGGTGTGTTTGATCTGTTGCAAGAATCAGAAGAAAACTTGTCATCCAAAGCCATCGCAGAACGTCTGGGGAGCAGCCTCCATGGAATGGAGAGACTGTTGGATGCTTGTGTGGGTTTAAAGCTCCTCGAAGTAGAAGTGAACAAAGGAGGAGGTAACAGGGCCAGGCTGAAATTGATCTGGCAATCATCCTCACCATTAGTATCTGTTTATGCTATTTCTGTACCTTAGAATCTAATGGTCTAGCTTCTTCAATTGGAAAGAACCTTTGCttaaatgtcatgtgaccatccTGGAAAATcgtatgtttatttgtttattcattcattcattctaccaTTTCTCCTGAGATGTAGCATATAGGTGATCTCTCCTCATTTTTCCCAACAACAATCCTataaagtaggttgggctgattGGCCCCAAGTCCTCCAATGACCTCTGTGGATTGCTCTGCCTGAATATTCACTGAGGGCTCCATTATACTGAAAGATTGTCCATTCCTGGCTTAAGAAAACCAGAATCAAAATGATCCCATGGGCAAATCTTGTGAGTTCATAAATGGGCAATATATTTTTACAGAAAGTGGTTGTACAGAGAATAAGCTGTAAACTATCACCATTCAATAGTTCAGTAGGGGCTGCAGGTCCAAAGTCTGCAGTGGGGAATCTTAGATACCCTAAAAGCAGTCATTCTTTCTGCCATGAGATCAGCATGCAGGATAATCTACTGGATTCCCCAAGGGTGGTATTCACGGGAATATTTATAGGAAAGGAGAGCCATTCATAGGAAAGGAGGCAGCCTTTAAGAATGTGTGGCTATATAGAGGGGTAAGGGGTCTCGAGGTTCTCTAGCTTTCTGAGAAAGCTGTTCAAGTGATGGTGCATTTGGACATATTGATTACATGCTACAGACTTttcaatacaggtggtccttgtttaacaaccactcattcagcgactgttcaaatttacaacggtgctgaacaagtggtaatTACGACTGGACCTTgaacttatggccattgcagcatcctcgtGCTCACATGGTTATGATCTGGGTGGTCAAGGCTGGACTCATGATTATGACGTAGTGagctgtggtcacgtgattatgATTTCCGAcattccttgccagcttcccacaacaaagtcagtgggaaagctggcaggaagttgcaagtcgcagtcatgtgaggtccttacttaatgacagcaaccaggactgccagaactgccatcactaagcaacttACTAGAGTCAACTTACAACGACATTGCTTAACAatagagtttctggtcccaattataataattaaatgaggactacttatatGTAGGGAGTCACTGATTGCAGAATTCCTCCCTTGTCTAGAGAATGTAAGAGAGTCAGTATCTAGATCTGTAaacaagaaggagaaagagagatgaaATCAGTACTACTAAGGGTAGTTTTCTCTCAGTGGTTGTTAGAAGCAAAACTGAGTTTATCTGTAAGAGGGTTGCTTAAATATTGAATTACTGATCAGTTTcagagaactgaaaaaaaaacccccactTGTGATAGATCAAAGTGGTATGGTATAGTCTTCCTGCTGAGAACCGTCTATGGTGGAGTCTATTCTACTTCTTTCCTGTGTTACTTTGGGTCTTGTTCAATCAGGCACCTTGTGGCAGTTTTAGAGACCCATGTGCAGCTCATAACTTTGAGTGGATCCTGCCCGTATTTTCCTGTTGTTATACAATCAAAATGATCAGGAAAGGAAGCCTTACTCAAGGCCATAGTAAAGATAGCTGCTGAATGTTCCTGATGTTCCTTGGTTTGGTCCAAAGTAGATCTTTGTTGAGAGAATGCAATAAAAATTGTAACCTGAAATGGTTAACAGAATTGTGCCGTCACGTTGCTCTTGCTGTTAAGATGATGCAGTCCAACAGATATTTTGCCTGtattataaaacatttccatttttttttagctttttatggCAACACAGAAATCGCTGAACAGTTTCTCACAAAATCAAGTCCCAAGTCTCAGTATCATAATTGCATGTACTACTCCAAAACGATTTATCTCTGCTGGCAGTACTTGACAGAGGCTGTGAGGTGAGATGGACAATATGAGATACTATGCAGtcatatatactgtacagcagtgtttctcaaccttggcaactttaagatatgtggacttcaactcccagaattcccctgtcagctggctggggagttctgggagttgaagtccacatatcttaaagttgccaaggttgagaaacactgctgtacataaTCAAAActccatggaaaaaaaaaacagactgtaCCCATTTGTATGGATCTTTGTGTTCAGAAAAATCAGGTGAAATAAATGTGCTTACTGCTGTTTCTAAAGGATAAAATATTGTAGCCTTCATTGTTAACTTAGGACTGCTATAGATTTATGATAGGCCTGCTTTTTTCTGTTCACACTACACATGCAAGGTGTGGAAACCAGAATGTTCTTGATAGCTTAGAAGACAGGCTTAATGAAGATGTAAAGAAACCCCTGTTAGGATCACCGGTCTTACtaacagaatttgcagagaaaaTCTTCATTAGGAAGATTGACTATGTGGGACTGATGCATAAGCATATGCTGTTAatgctgaaagaaaacaaaagataagATCAAGCTTTTTTAGTTAATGGGAAATGAATGGTTCTACTGAGAActgtggctttgttttgtttttttaacagaaatgAGATAAAGTTTATGTTGAAGGGCTACAATCTCAATGGGTATGTTTTAGAAGAAGGAAcagcagaaaaagagagagaaagatactAAATAGGAAAGATCAGGAAGAAAACTTCCACTATCAAGTACACAGATTTATTAAATTGAAACTAAAATCACTGATCATGCATATAAAATGTAACAAGagaattttagttttattttagttttattgaaaTATAAAAGCTTTACTTTTCTCTAAAAGAAAAAGTTACAGAATACCATGGCTTGAACAGGATACTCTTGAGCTGCACTGTGTGCAGTATATAACGTATGTGCACGTATGAAAAGATGGACAATTTCTGAAATATGCTAGGATTGATAATATATTTTTGCACCTGCAGATTTTGTCACCCTTTAGCTAGAGAGAGGAATAGCTTGCAGAGTACAGCACAGATGCAGACTTCAGATTTCATTACTATAACTTTCAGTGCCTGGACACAAATTGCTTATCTAACACTCCTATATATTTGAGCTTAGAAGGGTGTAAAAGTAATACACACAAGTCATAACTTGAGTCATTTGAAGGCCAAAGGTACATTTGTatgattgcttttaaaaaaaaatgttgagctCTTCCTATTTTGCTCAGttataatccatctggtccacaGAATTGCTgcgaatcggacatgattgactggatagtatcatcatcatctgtacaTGCCATGGTCCACTAGATTTAGTGGATCTTATTCCCAAGTCTGTATATCTGGGACTGCACGCTTGGGTTCTAATTAACCGTGGGACAGTGAAACATAGCATGTGCAACACCACAAGGCTTTAAATGATCCTCAGCATGTTGAAAAATGTTTCTTAACCAGTAGTTCTTTGTATGATTACGGTGGCAGTGTTAGCTGCTTTGCATTATTAATATTTAAGCTGCCTGAATTTAATCCAGTGATGTCACAACAGAATTGTACCCACACCGTGCACTCTAGAAAACAATGGGCACTGTTGATGGAGTGGGATAAAAGCTACGATTGTGCCTGTTTTTTCCATGACTCCTGAACAGATGACTGGCAGATAACAGCTCTCGCTGCAGAATCACAAACAAATATTCTGCACCAGTACCTACTTCAGTGAGTGATGGGAGAATTCCCTTTGGTTTAATTAAGAATAAGCTTGGCAATTACCCATTTTTTTTACCAGTCATGTGGAAAAGGCATCTGTTTTCTAAGAGCTTTCTTCTGCCTTAAACAAAAATTTAGCACAACTTATGGTTCTGTGTATAGGCACCTACtgtaattttatttctgcttgggaATTGTAATTCCCAGCACCATTTAATCAGGTTATTCATCCAGTTTGAGATTTCAGAAGGAATGCTTGTTTGCATCTCTGCCTGGAGGAGCAGGGAAGGAACACCTGTTTGGGTCCAAGAGGCAACATGATTCCAGAGAAACATATGAAGGTTACATATGAGCAGCAGATACGGCCATAGCCCAAAATAAGCAGAGATAACCCAGTGCAAGCATGCGGCCCCCAATGCACTTTTCCATACTGACACACATCACTGATTATCAAGTGATGTGATCCTGCAAATTGCTATGTGCAAAACTAGAgacatccccccaccccaacacacACTTACATACCATCCATTGTCTTCAAGCAATGGTATGATGCGTAATAGCCATATTTCAAAATTCCTAGCACAGTCTTCAGCATGAGCTTTTTCTTAAGGTCAACAGAACTACATAATTTTAACTGACTCTTGAAAAGCTGCCAGATACCCAAAGATGTGTTTTTCCCCCAAGGGAAGGCAAGAACCAGTATGAAAGAGCATTTGGCATTTCATCGAAAGCTGTTTTTGAAGCTCTATACAGGTAAAACTAGATATTACCTCTGAAAAAATATGTTCTTAAATCCACTAGTTAATTTCATAGAACCCTGTactgtttttcttgttttctcaaacacttttctttttatagaaattAAGGCTGTTATTAAGGTCCATTAAAAATAGCTGATATGCAATGTAACCATCAGATTAGTTTATAGTTTATTTGTATTAGACTTAGAAAACAAATATCTATAACTGTATCCTCTTTTTAAGAGAAAACATCCTGCATTTAAGAAAAATCTAGCATATTCTTTGGTGTTAAAGAATCAATGCATACAAATTATTCCACCAGAAAAAGGACATGCAGAAGAGGCAACAAATCCATCTGATTCTTAATCTGAGAAATCCTCCATTGAGTATTGAAGCATGACCAAGATTTAATAATTAGAAGGACAGTATCAAAATAATCAGTTCATGCCTGTTATAATGTTTGTTCTTATGTGTCTCTTCTATAATACTAATGCTTTTGTGAACTCTACTATCTAGATCAGAAGAAGAAATGGTGAAATTCATGTATGGATTGAATGCAATTTGGAGCCTATGTGGCAGAGATGTGATGGCTGCATTTGATCTGTCACCATTCACTGTGATCTGTGATCTTGGTGGTAAGTTCCTTAAGAATTTGTTTTCCTCCTAATTAAATATACAGACAGTAAAATATTTGGCCCTTTGCTTTTTTGGAGGATCAGCTTTTGTTTTTAGGCACAGGACAggctaaataaaaatagcaaaatatggGTGCTGATTTTATAGATTGGCTCTAAGTTCTGAGTTGCAAGCAATGAcacattaaacacacacacagtccttCTGTTGCCATTTTCTCCTGCAATAACAACATTTGGGTCTTGTTATATTCTGTTTTATGAAACACTACTGCTGACCGGTAGACAGACAGAGTACTGACcacctttacataatttatttccaacattctcttaagttcaaaaaaataaaaacaactgcaATTCCCTCTGTataatataaaacacacacacaaactgtacACTCAAAATCTTCTTTATGTCTAATCATGTATAATTTACTAATCCTCTGCTGATAGGGGTTGTTGCATCCAAGATCAAAAGCAACTGCGTGAGACAAATATGCATTATGTATGGTTCAatgtatcttttatttttctttcaaaaggagGTGCTGGGGCTTTGGCCCAAGAATGTGTTTCACTGTATCCAGATTGTACAGTCACTATTTTTGACCTCCCTAAAGTAATTCAAACAGCAAAGAAGCATTTTGTATCTGCAGAGGAAAATCGGATCAATTTTTATGAAGGTTAGTGTCgttcttttggggaaaggggagagaTATTTCTTCTCTGTAGAATAAGGTCAGGAGACTTATGGTTGGATTGCCTTCTGATTTCCTCCTGGGGGCCATGTGTAGGGATCAGAGCCTTAAGGGGAAATGGCTGCCTCTTACTTCTGTGTGTCTCTTACACACAGGTGTGTCTCTTACAGGAGTGTCTGGGCCAGGAAGGAAACCTGAGAGTAGCTAATTTCCTTTTTGGGCTCAGG
The Candoia aspera isolate rCanAsp1 chromosome 5, rCanAsp1.hap2, whole genome shotgun sequence genome window above contains:
- the ASMT gene encoding acetylserotonin O-methyltransferase; its protein translation is MSSVVLGQFNWTTQNDLQAKEAYLNEEHQRVSLVSLRRRMSSAKELDYPHILIQYQNGFLVSKVMFAACELGVFDLLQESEENLSSKAIAERLGSSLHGMERLLDACVGLKLLEVEVNKGGAFYGNTEIAEQFLTKSSPKSQYHNCMYYSKTIYLCWQYLTEAVREGKNQYERAFGISSKAVFEALYRSEEEMVKFMYGLNAIWSLCGRDVMAAFDLSPFTVICDLGGGAGALAQECVSLYPDCTVTIFDLPKVIQTAKKHFVSAEENRINFYEGDFFNDPLPEAELYILARILHDWSDEKCVQLLTKVQKSCKTGGGVLLIETLLNEDKRGPLESQLYSLNMLIHTEGKERSPTEYTKLLTASGFKEIEIKKSGKLYDAILGRK